One Nematostella vectensis chromosome 10, jaNemVect1.1, whole genome shotgun sequence genomic window, TTTAACGGACACAAACAAAAGTAGTAATTTGCACAAATTGTAAAAGTAGTCTGTACTGTAGTAGTCTGCATTTTTTACTCTGATTTTGCAATCTAACTTTTATTTTAGTTATGATAAAATCATCCTCAAAGTTTATTTACAGAATTCATAGACCTACCACACATTAGCTTTTTATAGACGTAAAGATTTGCGCTCCAGGCTTTAATATCGTGTTTCACATATTCCACTAATACTCATAATATTGTAAATTGCGATGATGATTACGCTATCTAGAGCAGCGTGAGGCGTTCTTTTCTTGCTATTAAATCCTGTATGTGCCTCAATAATGATATCTCGCTTAGATACTTTTCTACAATCCTTACGTAACCGATTGTTTCGATACTAGTCTTGTATAGCTAGGCGCCTCATCGTGTAAGAAAGCGCAACTTTGCTCTAATTACCCCGTGTAAAACTGCATCAAACTCTCGGAAGTAGGTGATAATGAAAGGAAATTCCTATGCGCGTTTTGAATATGTCTCTGGCGCTGATTAAAAGCGATAAAAGTGTTACACGTTTACTAAGTTTACGAGCATCGTTATGAACTGAGTTGAAGTTGTGCAAGGTTATCTGGGATTTAGGCCTATGCAAATGATTGAATGACTGATACCTAAGGTGTTTACGATTCGCGCACAAACCATCTCACGATCTCAAGGTCGCGGGCTGGATGGCTCCCACGACCGAGAGGTATGGATTCCAGCGCACTGCGGGTGATCCCGCGGGACTGCGGGGCAACTTTGTACAAATAAGGATTATATCAAGCCTCTATGGGAATCCCGAGTATCCCACTGTGAGTTCTATTTCAggagagaaaaataaatataactgACTCCCAATAATTCGACCAATAATTCGCGGgtaattgttttcaaaaattcGGTCAAATTAAAACACGTTTAGTACTCCATTTTGCGTATATGAGGTCAGTTTGATGTTTTATATGACAAGCGGACAACAGAATCGATTCCTtggaaatatcgaaaaaaatcGATGTCAATTTCTAACTTACTCTTCCATATTTCCAAGGAATCGATTCGGTGGTCCTCATGATGTCGTATAAGACATCATGTGGAACTGACCTCATATATGCAAAATGGAGTTCTTTGCAACTACAGTATTTTAGATTTCGTACCAAACCCCCAAAACTGCGATTTCATTTGCACGTGCGTCGCGCCTCGCCGATCattaatatattatttatatttcagTATTTGCAAACTAGAAGCAATGGTGATTATGTTCGCCAAAGATCAGAGAAATCTAACGCTTTGAAGGGGATACTAAACGGGTTTCAATTGGAACAAATTTTTGAACGAGAGGCCATAATataatctatatattataccCTACGTAACTCGAACTCCCGCCATTCTCGATTTCCCTTGGAGGATCGAGTTATCGGGAGAACACATTTCTAACTTTTACCAAATAGTATCCGTAGTACCACAGGGCTTTTATACCGTATGACTAGTACCACAGGGCTATTGGACCGTATGACTAGTACCAAAGGGATTTTGTACCGTATGACTAGTACCGCAGGGCTATTGGACCGTATGACTAGTACCAAAGGGCTATTGGACCAAATGACTAGTACCAAAGGGCTATTGGACCGTATGACTAGTACCACAGGGCTATTGGACCGTATGACTAGTACCACAGGGCTATTGGACCGTATGACTAGTACCACAGGGCTATTGGACCGTATGGCTAGTACCAAAGGGCTATTGGACCAAATGACTAGTACCACAGGGATTTTGTACCGTATGACTAGTACCACAGGGCTATTGGACCGTATGACTAGTACCACAGGGCTATTGGACCGTATGACTAGTACCACAGGGCTATTGGACCAAATGACTAGTACCACAGGGCTATTGGACCGTATGACTAGTACCACAGGGCTATTGGACCGTATGACTAGTACCACAGGGCTATTGGACCAAATGACTAGTACCACAGGGCTATTGGACCGATAGCCCCAGCTATCTATGAGTCTTGTTACGTGCTATAGTGCTATTGATAAATCTTATACCTCATAACCTGTTTTAGATATAACATAGAGATTTATTGAATCTTAGGTGAAGTTATCGAAGGCGATATACTGGTGACAGAAAGACTGAAAAAGTTGATTGAACAGCCGCAGACATCGGGTCGATCAAGGCGAGAAATTACCACAGATGCTGTGAAGCTCTGGCAGAATGGCATTGTGCCTTACACTATAGACAAACGACTCGGTAAGTTTCTACTTTAGACAAACGACTCGGTAAGCTGCTACTTTAGACAAACGACTCGATAAGTTGCTACTTTAGACAAACGACTCAGTAAGTTGCTACTATAGACAAACGACTCGATAAGTTGCTACTTTAGACAAACGACTCGATAAGTTGCTACTTTAGACAAACGACTCGATAAGTTGCTACTTTAGACAAACGACTCGGTAAGTTGCTCTTATATTACTATAGACAAACGAGACAAACGACTCGGTAAGTTGCTACTATAGACAGACGACTCGGTAAGTTGCTACTTTAGACAAACGACTCGGTAAGTTGCTAGTATAGACAAACGACTCGATAAGTTGCTACTTTAGACAAACGACTCGATAAGTTGCTACTTTAGACAAATGACTCGATAAGTTGCTACTTTAGACAAACGACTCGGTAAGTTGCTCTTATATTACTATAGACAAACGAGACAAACGACTCGATAAGTTGCTACTATAGACAGACGACTCGGTAAGTTGCTACTTTAGACAAACGACTCGGTAAGTTGCTACTTTAGACAAACGACTCGGTAAGTTGCTAGTATAGACAAACGACTCGGTAAGTTGCTAGTATAGACAGACGACTCGGTAAGTTGCTACTTTAAATAAACGACTCGGTAAGTTGCTACTTTAGACAGACGACTCGGTAAGTTGCTACTTTAGACAAACGACTCAGTAAGTTGCTACTTTAGACAAACGACTCGGTAAGTTGCTACTTTAGACAAATGACTCGATAAGTTGCTACTTTAGACAGACTACTCGATAAGTTGCAACTTTAGACAGACGACTCGGTAAGTTGCTACTATAGACAAACGACTCGGTAAGTTGCTACTTTAGACAGACGACTTGGTAAGTTGCTACTTTAGACAAACGACTCGGTAAGTTGCTGTTATATTACTATAGACAAACGACTCGGTAAGTTGCTACTATAGACAAACGACTCGGTAAGTTGCTACTTTAGACAAACGACTCGGTAAGTTGCTACTATAGACAGACGACTCGGTAAGTTGCTACTTTTAATAAACGACTCGGTAAGTTACTACTTTAGACAAACGATTCAGTAAGTTTCTACTACTGTATTTGTATCATGTAAAGATTACAAACCATTTCAAAACACAGTTATTGTCTGTATCAAATATCAGTTCGCAAAAAAGCATAGACACACAGCGCACATATGAAATATGCTCACTAGGAAAGTGGCTCCCTGTGGCGATAGATTCCACAGGCAGTCGTAGTACAAATACCCTGTGGATTGCATTGCTATATATGCGACGTTTTATATTAAGGATCCTTCTAATCATATATCACCGTtcaaaaaaaaacccaaaaaCTTAATACTTAGATATAGTATTTTACGTAGCAAATATAGTCTCTCTTCCGTATGTTCGTAAAAGAATGCTCTTTGGAATCAGTGTCTGTATAGTCCACAGTCGACGAGAACAAACAGGTGTTTGACAAACAGGTCTGGGAGAGTTCTGTTTAATCTCCCCTGGTACGACATTACCAAAAACAAATCCCAGATGTTACCACTCCTCTAGGCTACCTGACCTTTTCCCGGACCGCTGGGACCCCTGTGGTGGTTGGCTACAGTATCAGACATTTTATTCAAACAATCCTGACACCTTCTCCCAGATCGCTGGGACCCCTGTGGTGGGGAACTTAATGTCGTGTTAGCTCATCTATACAAATTACCCTAGTGTCCTTTCTTTGCTGGGACTCCTGTAGTGGGGAATTATACTAAGAGCAACATCAGCCCATCCTTCCAAATGACCCTGACCTCCTCCGCCTAGCGTTGGTCTAGGCGCTGCGTGTCGGAGAGATTCAATTAAAACAATCGCATGTTACATTTTTGTATTTAGAATAGCACACATGCTTTTTGACATTCTTGCATCATATGATTTTTGTTATCCTCAGGCAAGTCGGCTCGCAAGGCAATTCGTAAAGCGATCCGCGAGTACCATAAGAAGACATGTGTTCGATTTGTTACGCGCAGTACTCAACCAGACTTTGTTCACTTCAGCCTCGACTATGGGTAAGTTTCCTATAAGTGTCCCACGGATTGTTCACTTCAGCCTCGAATATGGGTAAGTTTTCCAGAAGTGTCCCCGAGTTTCCTATAAGTGTCCCACGGATTGTTCACTTCAGCCTCCGGGTAAGTTTTCTAGAAGTGTCCCACGGATTGTTCACTTCAGCCTCGACTATGGGTAAGTTTCCTGGAAAAGTCTCACGGATTATGTTTAAAGTAGCTTTCCGGCTAAAAGTGAAAGCAAAGAAAATTGGACTGCAGCAACAAAAACAGTATGCTCTATTTCCAGCCGACTTCGGGCGATGCGGCCTTATTTCCCTGCGTACGTTAGGGCACAATCCCCACAGAAACGACTGGTAAATCAAATAGTTTTTCAACCGATTGGGGTAAGAGGGAACAAAAGCATACTTTTTACTCTAAATTTCAccgatagttttttttgtccCTCGTATAGGTGTTACTCTCCAATCGGTCGCCAGGGGGGGCGTCAGAAGCTGTCAGTAGGGGAGGGTTGCGAATATCGTGGTACGGTGATGCACGAGCTGATGCATGCCCTCGGGTTCTTTCACGAACACTCCCGACACGACCGCGACAAGTACGTCAAGATTCTATGGTGGAACATAGAGCCTGGTGAGTAACAGAACCTACTGGAGGTAATTCTTTATTAGGCATGTCACGCAAGCTCTGAGCGGAAGTAATGCAAAGTGCATTGTGTCATGTCATCTAAATAGAAGGCAATGGGTTACGCATAGGAGGCGTGCTATCCAAGCCCAACCCAACCATTCAACTTTGTAACCACCGTGTAAACCATGTGTTATAGTTCATTTATCAAATTCAATATCTTCCCCAAAAAGTATGGAAATGGGTGCTTTTTCaactttttgtatttttgtaagATGAAAAAGCTCGTTATTAAATAATActgtgaaaattgaaaatgtaTGAGCACATAGCACAGCGAGTTGAGAACAACGATTtctttttgttgtgtttttcttAGGATTCTTCAACAACTTTAACGTGTACAGTCACAGCGTCCTGGATACGCTTAACGCTCCGTACGACTACCACAGTCTGATGCACTACGACAAGCAAGCCTTTAGCAAAAACAGACAGAACACTATAGAGGCACTGGATAACCCGACCAGGAAGCTAGGCCAAATGGATGACTTTAGCGAAACCGATATCAACCAACTGCTTAAAGTCTACCCCTGTAAACCGGGCACCGAACGACCAGTACTGGCACAGCCTAAAGTAAAGAGTAAAGTAAAGACGATGGCCCCAAAGCATCTCGGTAACTAGCACAGCAATTTCACTTTAAAGGGGTCACACAACGAGACTTTCGCCGTGATGAATGACGAAATTTGATCAGCGTGAATCGTGATCTATGCTCTTTAAAAATCGTAAATCGTGATTTCCGAGTTAAGATAGATCCCCGTCGTCAGTTTATCGTGATTTCCGAGTTAAGATAGATCCCTGTCGTCAGTTTATCAGTTTATCGTAAATCGTGATTTCCGAGTTAAGATAGATCCCTGTCGTCAGTTTATCAGTTTATCGTGATTTCCGAGTTAAGATAGATCCCTGTCGTCAGTTTATCAGTTTATCGTGATTTCCGAGTTAAGATAGATCCCTGTCGTCAGTTTATCAGTTTATCGTGATTTCCGAGTTAAGATAGATCCCTGTCGTCAGTTATCAGTTTATCGTGATTTCCGAGTTAAGATAGATCCCTGTCGTCAGTTTATCAGTTTATCGTAAATCGTGATTTCCGAGTTAAGATGGATCCCTGTTGTCAGTTTATCGTGAAACCTGCAGGGACCCTCCTTACCGCCCCTGAGCTAACGATAATGCTGTTGTGTCACGCCACGAATGAATACAATGGCCTTATCAAAGAGGCTAggcacgccgccattttacgccCTCGTACAAATTCCGAGCCACAaacttttaataaaatatcgCCATAAACTATATGCAAAAGTCAAGTCAATCGTGGTTGGTTATTTTGAACATTTGTTTCAAATAGTTATctaaatgtaaacaaacagtGGCTCATCGACATTCTCTAATATTACGCGTCCTTTCCTTGCAGAGCCTTGCACGGATGTTTTCCCGGCGCCATGTAAACTTTTCTCGTCCCATATTAACTACTGTAGCGACTGGAAGACATTCATGGGCAAGAACTGCCCTCTATCTTGCGGATTTTGCCAACAGCACAATGGTGAGTgtctgggatacctgtgtcagGGAGGGGAATACCCCTGCTCAGAGTGCGGGGCTCGTCAACTTGGATGTAGCGGAAAGGGGGGGGATGGATGTAGCGGGAAGGGGGGATGGATGTGGCAGGAAGGGGAGATGGATGTAGCGGGAAGGGGGGATGGATGTAGCGGGAAGGGGGGATGGATGTAGCGGGAAGGGGGGATGGATGTAGCGGGAAGGGGGGATGGATATAGCGGGAAGGGGGGATGGATGTAGCAGGAAGGGGGGATGGATGTAGCGGGAAGGGGGATGGATGTATCGGGAAGGGGAGATGGATGTAGCGGGAAGGGGGGATGGATGTAGCGGGAAGGGGGGATGGATGTAGCGGAGAGGGGGGATGGATGTAGCGGGAAGGGGGGATGGATGTAGCGGGAAGGGGGGATGGATGTAGCGGGAAGGGGAGATGGATGTAGCGGGAAGGGGGGATGGATGTAGCGGGAAGGGGGGATGGATGTAGCGTGGGTCGGGGGTTTGGAGAAAGATGAAAATTCTCTACCAACGATTCctattccagaatgatagggAAAAACGCGCCCTAATTTATTTCTCTACGGGCCCCcgaatgccccccccccccccccccccgaaatctcgatgtgctcgcagttttcggctcgcatgctcgcgcaatttttttCCGCCGTGCTCTATTGTAattttcgatgtgctcgctgCTCGATTTATTCAAAAACTCAAAATGCTCGTtctcgcataaaaaacggggtgctcgcaaGTGCCCGCAAGTGCTCGCCAAATACCATCCGGGGCCTTTTAAGAGTTAGAGGTTTACTTAAAACAACATTCCGaacttccctcccctcccgaTAATCACTCATTCTATTGTAAAAGCGACAAGCATTGATATTTACGTTTTTGttctagaaaaacaaaagctCTTGGAAGCTAACGCGACAAAATAGAATAATTCCACATCGGAGAAAAGACGTCACAGGTGGTCACTGTGGAAACAATCACATATTAGGACCCAGTCATCTCTCTACCATTGGCGCTACAGCCATCCCACATATCAATCGGCCCCCATACACTCAGCTGTTGTCCAATATTCGCGCCGTTCGTCATATATCTAAATTGATAGGTTATTtatgaaaaaagaaagcaGGTGCAGGCAGGCTTATTTATTACACTACCTACTGTATGTGTGATCTTGATATTTAACAGCTCATATATTTCGCACCAGTTACTCCATTCGCGCAGCCTATAAACGCCATTATCACACCCAAAGAAGTCGAGAACCCGAATGAAGTATTGATATCCAAATAGTGTTGAACAAGAGATgatagaaataataaaattgattattaggcattattttatattttatatctcTAGTAATACAAGATTTCCTGAAATatgattaaataaaaatattattttataagaaCCCCCTCAAATTCTAAGAACGTGATAAGAACAGgtcgaggctcagatagcagcaaactattttttgcttgtgttttttttttatgcgtACTggaatgcagaatcaaattgcgTTCTATAAGAACAACCTTAAGTATTATTGCTGTTGATCATCTGTGACATCCTTAATAACATTTCagacaaaaataagaacaccCCAGCCTCAAATCAAAcctagacgttcttataaaaaaagagtgtacgcACTTCGACAGCCCAACGTTTCACATCCATAGAATTCTAAGTCTGTGTAGTAAACCATACAGTATAGTAGATATGTATATCGTAGTTATTGAATAATGGTCACATTTTATATTCACGCTTTTAGTGCCTTCTATCGAATAAAGGAAGAAATTGATTTGAGACCTACCTGCTACCTTCTCACACCCTTAACCGTAATTCACCCTTTAAATCCAAATGTCGAACAACGCATCCACTAGCTTGTCACACCCCTAACCgtaacgcccccccccccccccccccccgtaaaCCCAGCCTAAAACAACCTAAAACACCGCACCGGCTTGGCCCTCACACCCCAAACCGTAATGCCTTTGAGGTCCGACTCtccgacagtgctgaaaaacgcaagactagtagttctagtaccgcgcggttaaactagcctttttgttttaaaatggcagcgttttaccggcgaactgtcacattttgacgaatgctaagaaaactagaccaaacttaaggctataattttctttatggctccctcattatcaaacaaatctgtcatcttttgtacagtatggttttaatacAGTTTGTCAAAACaacgactgaagtcagcctttcgtacctttgcTCGAActattcaacactacgattgtttttttttttttgccagaacacgcgcatgcgcatacgttattcagcactggcCCACTCTCCTACTTCGCATTCCATAACAGTAACCATGGTAACCGTTTCCGCTTGCCCTGGACAGCGCTAACAGTAATATCTTATAGAACCATCAACCAACATCGCGTTTGAggtcgtcgttgtgctgatgCCAGCATAAGTTGTTTGCTTGAATCATCCttaaaaatacagctttaGCATATTGAGTGCccgaaaggttggttctcagtTGGACGTAAGCACAAGCGCAACGCGCGCACGTAATTTTCCGATTCTTACTAGAACtcaagcgcaagagaacgcaactgcttgatttttttgcgcttgaccgattctcatttATGTTGCGCCTCcgcttgcgtcctagtgagaTGAATGGTGAGGTCAATTAACTCATTGCGAGTTATAGTCGGATAGTTTCAAACGTTAAACGTTTTAATGCaaatgttatttctttttcctATAAGCCACAATATAAGCGATACTAATATTCAACATCCTCTATGTTGATTTTATGGAATAAAAATGTCTTGACAAAGCTATCACGGGAAAATACAAAGAATGGATCTGATTTTGGCAATCTGTTTTCCTTCTAGCAACAGCGACGGAAAACATGAATCAATGTTTAAATCATTGATACTACAGTTTTCTTTGCCCACAAGCAAGACCTCGCACCATTGCATTTCACAGTAAATCCGTGCTGATCCGTTAGTGTTCCCATTCCTTCCATTCCATTCCGTCCGGTGGCTTGACCTCAACCTTTTCCTTCCCTACCTCGGCCCAGTTCGTGCTTAACACAGTTCCCCCGGACTCGATAAATGACTTATTCATGGCCTGTTTAACTTCGTCACTACCCTCCCCGTAAATCTTCTGAAAGAGCTGATTAAGAGCCGCCTCGCCTTCTTGCTTCTCGGCTTCGTCTTCTTTGGCTACTTCCGCTGCTAGCTTGTCCCAGTCCTTCACGACATGCCTAGACGAGGGGTACTGGTGCGGGTCAGCGGTTGCGTTCTGTTGGGGGAATTTGACAGCTGGTTTTGTCACATTATGGTCAGTCTCCAGCGACGACCAGCGAATTGCTTCCAGTTTCTTAATCTTCAGCTCAATCTGTGGTGAAAATAAAACCatccaatattttaaataaacgATGAAGACGAAAACTGAtgttgttgctttttgttgtaacAGATGTAGCAATGTTGTAgcagtagtagtagttgtAGTTGCTAAATAATTATAGCAGTAGTTGTTgctctgtgtttttttttcgctgtTGATGGTTTTATTGTCGTTGTATGATGTTGTTACTGCtgtattgttgtttttgttgtcgaATCTCAAGGGGAAAGAGGTGTATTGTTGAGGAAGTTGAGGATCAACATGCCAAGGATCAAACACTCAATACAACACTGCTCGTGATTTGTTGTCTTGGTTACAGTTGGCAAAGCGTTATATGTTCCATACATatacaatatatatttttaaaatatctagACAAGAAAGCTATCAAATGGCACATCTATATTAGCGTTGTCCCCGCTCACCTTGGTGGACAGAATCTTGGTCTTGCACTGACTAGGTGAGACTGGGTGGGCGAGGTCCAACTCCAGACTGTAGTCATTGCCACTAGGAAGCCTGACTGTCACGCTTAACTATATTTCGAACAAAACCATCATTACCTCCTGTCTTACTAGAACTAGAGCTATAAGTACCAGCATCAAGAAATACAACGACAATGCCAAAACACCAACATCATAGTAAGATACTGtaaatacacaaaaacaacaaaacacaaaaaccacgaaagaaacagaaacaattttctaataaataaatggggcaggacaGTTAATCCACTTCTTCCTCGGGAGCGTGAGGCCggcagttatttttatttaccttttttttcttcaaatctCAAAATTAGGATCTTGGAGAAAAATTATCCCTTCAATCAGAGGCACTACTGTAAGGGTTTCCTGGGCACAACTTTTTATGTATGGCATGTCTAtcaaacaatttaaaaatgtatGGCATGTCTAtcaaacaatttaaaaatgtatGGCATGTCTAtcaaacaatttaaaaatgtatGGCATGTCTAtcaaacaatttaaaaatgtatGGCATGTCTAtcaaacaatttaaaaatgtatGGCATGTCTAtcaaacaatttaaaaatgtatGGCATATCTAtcaaacaatttaaaaatgtatGGCATGTCTAtcaaacaatttaaaaatcacAAGAGGTTTTACaaagactgaaaaaaaaaataataagatttTGCGAAACCATTTTTTATGATGACTGCTATTGCTAAACAAATATTTAGATATTGGGTTAATTCAAAAGTGATGTTGCATAAATTACACATTTCCATTAAAGGAAGCCAGTCAGCCACTACTTTGTCGTCcagctcaaaatacaacaagtCTATTATAATTGTCTGATACTTAAATAGCAAATTTTAATGGATAATCCTGGCTTTTTAAGTATCAgacaataataacaaattttattatttataatagaTTTGTCGTATAAAATATTAATTGGTCATATCAGTTATTGGCTTGTTTAGAATGCAAACATATGTAGTTATATAAACTTGTTGTGTTACTCACATGTTGATCCCCATACTCTATGTAAACATCTTCCTGTTTACTATTCTTGATCATCACAGACACCACAACATGCGTCTCGGTCTGGTACCAGTCATACCTGCAAGGTAACACATATTGTAACACATCAAGATACAAAACACTACACATTGTAACACATCTTAGGTAACACAATACACATTGTAACAAATCAAGGGGTAACACTTcaaaatacaaaacactaCACATTGTAGCGCATCCACAAGGTAATACACAACAATTGTCACACATCACCATAATCTGTAAGGTTACACACTACACATTACAACACATCACCATATCTGTTAGGTAACGCAATTCACGTGATTGTAATGTCACCATTCACGTATCTAGGAGGTAATGTAGTACACTACATATTGTAACATTCAGTGTATCTGTAACACAGAACCTCAACACACATATCTGTGAGGTAACACATCACCATATCTTTAAGGTAACACATGACACTTTACAACACATCACCATACAGGTATCTGTAAGTTATTGTAGTATGGTACACTACATATTATAACACCTCAACATACCGTGTATCTGTAACACATAAACGCTACACACATATCTGTTAGGTAACATGCTACACATCGTAACACATGACCAAAATGTATCTGTAACACATAAACTCTAAACACAAATCTGTTAGGTAACATGCTACACATCGTAACACATGGCCATATGTATCTGTAACACATAAACTCTAAATACAAATCTGTTAGGTAACATGCTACACATCGTAACACATGGCCATATGTATCTGTAACACATAAACTCTAAACACAAATCTGTTAGGTAACATGCTACACATCGTAACACATGGCCATATGTATCTGTAACA contains:
- the LOC5512139 gene encoding zinc metalloproteinase nas-4; the encoded protein is MIVTTGCILLLGLLSLSDARPQNHIAQVNEGEVIEGDILVTERLKKLIEQPQTSGRSRREITTDAVKLWQNGIVPYTIDKRLGKSARKAIRKAIREYHKKTCVRFVTRSTQPDFVHFSLDYGCYSPIGRQGGRQKLSVGEGCEYRGTVMHELMHALGFFHEHSRHDRDKYVKILWWNIEPGFFNNFNVYSHSVLDTLNAPYDYHSLMHYDKQAFSKNRQNTIEALDNPTRKLGQMDDFSETDINQLLKVYPCKPGTERPVLAQPKVKSKVKTMAPKHLEPCTDVFPAPCKLFSSHINYCSDWKTFMGKNCPLSCGFCQQHNEKQKLLEANATK
- the LOC5512142 gene encoding protein SGT1 homolog, which gives rise to MSAPDLFSEGNDAFVDENYELAIQKYSAAIEQNAFNPEYYIKRAAAQIKLANYKDACTDASVAVDLDPKNYKAHLRKGIAYFHAQDFKAAKESLEKGLECENDNKDLKSWLEKCKSKLPADVSSEAQPTPSIRDENESKPHVPVQIPMPAPAKAKYDWYQTETHVVVSVMIKNSKQEDVYIEYGDQHLSVTVRLPSGNDYSLELDLAHPVSPSQCKTKILSTKIELKIKKLEAIRWSSLETDHNVTKPAVKFPQQNATADPHQYPSSRHVVKDWDKLAAEVAKEDEAEKQEGEAALNQLFQKIYGEGSDEVKQAMNKSFIESGGTVLSTNWAEVGKEKVEVKPPDGMEWKEWEH